The following proteins are co-located in the Vigna unguiculata cultivar IT97K-499-35 chromosome 9, ASM411807v1, whole genome shotgun sequence genome:
- the LOC114162290 gene encoding probable WRKY transcription factor 13 isoform X1: MMSTTSQTSVNHSLFEEQDQIPTQMGFNIPFPSTQAFAPLGCHQSLKSISAMVPSLSSEPASSAANFAETLFSTAVQRPRQDLTSSLVGGGGGQLLSLNRSRLNPWAWEEVTDCLMSKRMGGDDNHHHLGVSAMKMKKMKARRKVREPRFCFKTMSDVDVLDDGYKWRKYGQKVVKNTQHPRSYYRCTQDNCRVKKRVERLAEDPRMVITTYEGRHVHSPSNELEDSQSPSELSSFLW, encoded by the exons ATGATGTCAACAACGTCTCAAACAAGTGTTAACCATAGCTTGTTTGAAGAGCAAGATCAGATCCCAACGCAGATGGGGTTCAATATTCCTTTTCCATCAACCCAGGCTTTCGCTCCTCTGGGTTGCCATCAATCTTTGAAATCCATCAGTGCAATGGTTCCTTCACTTTCATCTGAACCTGCTTCTTCTGCTGCGAATTTTGCAGAAACCCTATTTTCAACCGCAGTTCAAAGACCACGACAAGATCTCACTTCAAGCTTGgtaggaggaggaggaggacaaCTCCTTTCCTTGAACAGATCGAGACTGAATCCATG GGCATGGGAAGAAGTAACCGATTGCTTGATGAGTAAAAGAATGGGAGGAGACGATAATCATCATCATCTAGGGGTTTCTGccatgaagatgaagaaaatgaagGCAAGGAGAAAGGTGCGGGAGCCAAGGTTTTGCTTCAAGACTATGAGCGATGTGGATGTGTTGGATGATGGCTACAAGTGGAGGAAGTACGGACAGAAAGTGGTAAAGAATACACAGCACCCGAG AAGCTACTACCGTTGCACTCAAGATAACTGTAGAGTGAAGAAACGCGTGGAGCGGTTGGCGGAGGATCCAAGGATGGTGATAACCACATATGAGGGGAGACATGTGCACTCGCCATCAAATGAACTTGAAGATTCACAATCTCCTTCTGAACTTAGTAGCTTCTTGTGGTAG
- the LOC114162290 gene encoding probable WRKY transcription factor 13 isoform X2, with the protein MMSTTSQTSVNHSLFEEQDQIPTQMGFNIPFPSTQAFAPLETLFSTAVQRPRQDLTSSLVGGGGGQLLSLNRSRLNPWAWEEVTDCLMSKRMGGDDNHHHLGVSAMKMKKMKARRKVREPRFCFKTMSDVDVLDDGYKWRKYGQKVVKNTQHPRSYYRCTQDNCRVKKRVERLAEDPRMVITTYEGRHVHSPSNELEDSQSPSELSSFLW; encoded by the exons ATGATGTCAACAACGTCTCAAACAAGTGTTAACCATAGCTTGTTTGAAGAGCAAGATCAGATCCCAACGCAGATGGGGTTCAATATTCCTTTTCCATCAACCCAGGCTTTCGCTCCTCTGG AAACCCTATTTTCAACCGCAGTTCAAAGACCACGACAAGATCTCACTTCAAGCTTGgtaggaggaggaggaggacaaCTCCTTTCCTTGAACAGATCGAGACTGAATCCATG GGCATGGGAAGAAGTAACCGATTGCTTGATGAGTAAAAGAATGGGAGGAGACGATAATCATCATCATCTAGGGGTTTCTGccatgaagatgaagaaaatgaagGCAAGGAGAAAGGTGCGGGAGCCAAGGTTTTGCTTCAAGACTATGAGCGATGTGGATGTGTTGGATGATGGCTACAAGTGGAGGAAGTACGGACAGAAAGTGGTAAAGAATACACAGCACCCGAG AAGCTACTACCGTTGCACTCAAGATAACTGTAGAGTGAAGAAACGCGTGGAGCGGTTGGCGGAGGATCCAAGGATGGTGATAACCACATATGAGGGGAGACATGTGCACTCGCCATCAAATGAACTTGAAGATTCACAATCTCCTTCTGAACTTAGTAGCTTCTTGTGGTAG